GTGCCAAAGGACTTGAGTTCGCCGCGGGCCGGTACGCCGTTGGGCGTGGTAGCAATGCTGCCGTCGGCGTTGTACTTGTAGTCGTAGGCTAGCACCTGCCCGTAGGGTTGGCCGACGATTTGGCCGACGAAGCCGACGCCTGAGCGCGACGTAGCATACACCGACTGCTGCTGCCCAGCGGCCAAAGACAGCACCGTGTTCTTGTTGTAGGCCGCGTTGAAGGACGAGGTCCAGGTAAAATTCGTGGTGCGGATGGGCTGCACGGTTAGCAGCATCTCCACGCCCTTGTTTTCCATCTCGCCCGAGTTGAGCACGGCACCCTGATAACCCGAGCTGATAGAGGCCGGGGCAAAGACAATTTCGTCCTTCGAATTCTTCTTGTAGAACGTCAGGTCCAGTCGCACGCGGTTCTGGATAAATGCCAGCTCCGTACCGACTTCTATCTCCGTAGCCCGGGAAGGCCGCAGTCCTGTGTTAGGGATGTTGATGTTGTCGGGGCTGATGGTGCCCAGCGGCAGGCCATTGAGCGAGGTGGGCAGAAAGGCGTAGCTCAGCTGGGTCTGGAAAGGCAACGTAGCTTGGCTTACTTCCGAGTAACCCGCCCGAATCTTGCCGAACGACAGGAACTCGGGCTTCACCAGCTCGGAGAAGACGAACGAGGCGCTGATACCGGGCGTCGTGTTGTAGAGCTTGTTGTCTTTGCCGGGTGTAGCCAGGGTCGAAAACCAGTCGCGGCGCACGGTAGCCGTCAGAAACAGCAGCTCCCGGTAGGCCATCTCCAGCGAGCCGTAGGCCGACTGCACTTCCTGGTCGCTGAAAAAGCTCTGGGCCGACTTGTTTTTGGCATTGCCCAGGGTGTTCACCCCAAACACGGCCAGGTCGGAGCCGATGTTCTGGAAGGCCTCAGATTTGGTACGGCGGTAGCTGGTGCCCAGGTTGGGCGTGAAGGCAAAGTCGTCGCCCACCGAGAAGGTCTTCCCAATCAGCCCGTCCGCGTTCAGGTCCGTAAACTGGGTGGTCAGCTCCGTAATGCGGCCGGCGGGCAGGTAGGCCGTGCCCGAGGGCGTCACGCTCGTAAACCGGTCGGTGTAACCGTCGCGCCCTACCCGGCCCTGCAGAAACAGGCCGTTTTCGAAGGCGTAGCGTGCACTCACCGACGAGAGCAGCCGTTCCCGGCGCGTGTCGTTGACGAACCGATAAGCGGCAAAGTACGGGTTGGTGTTGTAGGGGTTGCCGGTGTTGTACTGCAACTCGGAGCGGTCCGGATTTACCGTCGGTTCCAAGGAGCGTACGTCCAGGCTGGTGGGCAGGAAGGTCACGTTGAAGTTGGCATTGCCGGCGCCATCGGCCAGAATCGGGCGGTTATCGGCCTGCTCCAGGATGTAGTTGGCCCGCGCGTCGATGGTCAGGTTCTTAAACGGGTCGAAGGTACCGACAAAGTTGAAGGTCTGCCGGCCCAGGCCCGAGTTGGGTACTACGGCCTTGTTGGTCAGGTTGCTGGCCGAAAGCCGGACCGAGCCGCCGGTGAAGGCCTTGCTGAACGCCAGGGTGTTGGTCCAGCTGGAGCCCGTGCGGTAGAAGTTCTGCAGGTTATCTTTCTGGGCCACGTAGGGCCGCAGCGTACCGTCGAACTGAATAACCGGGGAGCCGTCGAGCCGGCCACCCCAGCTGGAGTTGCCGACCTGCGCCGCCCCGACAGCCGTGGTCGGCTTGATATTGTTGGCGCCCTGCCCGTACTCGTACTGCCAGTCGGTGAGGTTATAGATCCGCTCAACTACGAAGTTGCTGTTGAACTCAATACCGCCGTTATTCTTGGCGCTCTTGGTCGTAATCAGAATTACCCCGGCCTTGGCCCGGTAGCCGTACAGGGCCGAGGCAGCAGCACCCTTCAGCACCGAAATGCTTTCAATGTCGTCGGGGTTGATGTTGGAAATGGCGTCGCCCAGGTCGGGGGAGTTGTCATACTGCCCACCGGTGTTGGCAACGCTGGGCTGACTTTCCACCGGCACCCCGTTGATGACGTAGAGCGGCTGGTTGGTTTGGTTCAGGCTCGATACGCCCCGGATGATAACGTTGCTGGAAGAGCCCGCCCCGCCGGAGGTGGAGTTGACGTTCAGACCGGCCACTTTCCCGACCAGGGAGTTAGCCACGTTGGTTTCCCGGGCCTGGGTCAGGGTTTCACCCTTTACTTCCGTGACGGAGTAGCCCAGGGTTTTACGCTCCCGCGCTACGTTCAGAGCCGTTACAACTACTTCGCCCAGCTCCTGCGTATTCTCGCTCAAGGTCACGTCGATAACTCTTCTGGACCGCACCGCAATGGTTTGCGGGGCAAAGCCAATAGAAGAAAATACCAGGGCGGCCGTATCAGAAGCAGCAATGGAATACGCCCCGTTGGCATCGGTACTGGTACCCTGCTGGGTACCGCGGACAATAACAGTGACGCCCGGTAGAGTGCCACCCTTCGGGTCGGTGACCTTACCGGTCACGGTCAGGGCTTGCGCCAACCCCAAGCCCGGCAGGCTTAGAAGCAGCAGTAAAGTAAGCCAAGTAGATTTTTGCATAGCCTTCAGTGGGGGTTGGTGAGAGAGAAAACGCGGCAAACCAGCTTTACAAGCCCAACCCTAGCGGACTTCCGGGCTACACAGGCCCAGAAACCACCTGGCAATCAGGCAGGAAAGCAGAATTCGTATTGAATGCGCAACTAGGTGGATGTACTGCGGGACAGTACTGGGAGCAGGCTCTGACGGGCGAAGCGGCTGAAGTAATCAGGGATTATCCGGCCGGAACTGAAGTATTACCGGCGGCCGAAGCCAGGGAGGGCTTCAGAGGCTGGTAAGGGAGCGTGGGGCAATGCACTCGGGCGTATTGATGAGCGGCCACGGGTGGAGAGCTGGCTAGCAGTAACCAAACTCCTCACAGGGCAAAACATTGGTGCGTAGGTCGACCAATGCTAACCGTTGTCACTGGCTCACCAGATTGCCTGATTCCACGAACAAAGCAAGGATTGATGAAACCGTCAGTGACAGTTATGTTCCAAACATAGATTTCCTGAGGCGACTAAGCAAGCGTCTTTATAAAAATATGTGTGCGCACACGCAAAAATCCCTGGATTGAGTGCCCGCACACGCAAATTATTTTTCAGCAATAGTGCAATGCAGGACTCTGGGGCAGATTAGACGCCGTTCTTCTGGTCACCCAAGTATTCAAGTAGTACTGATATAACTTTTTCTTTTATCTATCCGGGGCAGCTCACTTTTTCCGGGGCGGCGGATGTCAAAACAGAATGGCGGTTCAGGTAGCAGGCACGGCATACTTCAGCCGGCTTTTCACCTGGTACGCGTGGCCTTTCAAGCCAAAAAACAGGATGTAGAGGTAGCACGGAATCAGTAGCAGATACGCATGCTGCAGGCCGATGCTTTCCGACAGCCAGCCATAGACATACGGCAGAATAGCTCCTCCCCCGATGCCGGTTATCAGCAATGCGGAGCCCCGCTCGGTGAAGGTTCCCAGGCGCTGAATGCTTAACGGAAATATAGCCGGCCACATTAGCGAGTTGGCTAGCCCGAGCAGGGCCACCAGCAGCACCGACGTATAGCCCTGGGTAAACACAACCCCGACGGTACAGCCCACGCCTATTACGGCACAGATACTCAGCGCCGTCTGCTGCTCCACATACTTCGGGATGGTGACTACGCCAATAACGTAGCCTACCAGCATGGCCACCAAAGTCAGCGACGTGAAGTTGCGGGCCACATCGAGACTAATGCCCTGGGCCCGGCCGTACTGGGTGATGGTGTCGCCAGCAATGACTTCTACCCCAACGCAGCAGAAAATAGCTAGTACACCCAGCAGCAGGTGGGGAAACTGAAAAACACTGCGGGCCGGCTCCTCACTGGCCTCAATGGGGT
Above is a genomic segment from Hymenobacter cellulosivorans containing:
- a CDS encoding SusC/RagA family TonB-linked outer membrane protein, yielding MQKSTWLTLLLLLSLPGLGLAQALTVTGKVTDPKGGTLPGVTVIVRGTQQGTSTDANGAYSIAASDTAALVFSSIGFAPQTIAVRSRRVIDVTLSENTQELGEVVVTALNVARERKTLGYSVTEVKGETLTQARETNVANSLVGKVAGLNVNSTSGGAGSSSNVIIRGVSSLNQTNQPLYVINGVPVESQPSVANTGGQYDNSPDLGDAISNINPDDIESISVLKGAAASALYGYRAKAGVILITTKSAKNNGGIEFNSNFVVERIYNLTDWQYEYGQGANNIKPTTAVGAAQVGNSSWGGRLDGSPVIQFDGTLRPYVAQKDNLQNFYRTGSSWTNTLAFSKAFTGGSVRLSASNLTNKAVVPNSGLGRQTFNFVGTFDPFKNLTIDARANYILEQADNRPILADGAGNANFNVTFLPTSLDVRSLEPTVNPDRSELQYNTGNPYNTNPYFAAYRFVNDTRRERLLSSVSARYAFENGLFLQGRVGRDGYTDRFTSVTPSGTAYLPAGRITELTTQFTDLNADGLIGKTFSVGDDFAFTPNLGTSYRRTKSEAFQNIGSDLAVFGVNTLGNAKNKSAQSFFSDQEVQSAYGSLEMAYRELLFLTATVRRDWFSTLATPGKDNKLYNTTPGISASFVFSELVKPEFLSFGKIRAGYSEVSQATLPFQTQLSYAFLPTSLNGLPLGTISPDNINIPNTGLRPSRATEIEVGTELAFIQNRVRLDLTFYKKNSKDEIVFAPASISSGYQGAVLNSGEMENKGVEMLLTVQPIRTTNFTWTSSFNAAYNKNTVLSLAAGQQQSVYATSRSGVGFVGQIVGQPYGQVLAYDYKYNADGSIATTPNGVPARGELKSFGTAFHPWTEGWSNDFVYKNLSLGVLIDGKFGGKIFSATDYYGTLFGLHKRTLENREGTFGTDKIDAATYYSTLANNVSKDFVQDASFIKLRQVTLGYSFPSALFGNHIQRLTLSLVARNLAFLKRNTDNIDPEGNYNAFAQGLELGGVPPVRTFGLNLSARF